In Desulfonatronovibrio magnus, a single genomic region encodes these proteins:
- a CDS encoding 4Fe-4S dicluster domain-containing protein: MKKKYCMVIDSSVCIDCKACMVSCKVQHKVPRGFWRNWIKNSDPDFTLGKYTSMHFQPGGCMQCDNPTCVYACPSGATFKDDETGIIHVNEDLCIGCGNCVKACPYHARYRHPVKRVPDKCDFCRERLDMGLLPACVDTCPTKARNFGDRNDPDSDVSRLLREQETVRIVSRPVDTEPNMFYLSSTMPMDWPGPVEYPAAHQAMVGVVNPLVKVAVGLSGLGVAAMFLKQLFTSDEASHEEKKEEV; the protein is encoded by the coding sequence ATGAAGAAAAAATACTGTATGGTCATTGATTCTTCGGTGTGCATTGACTGCAAGGCCTGCATGGTTTCGTGCAAGGTTCAGCACAAGGTTCCCCGAGGTTTCTGGCGTAACTGGATTAAAAACTCAGACCCTGACTTTACCCTTGGAAAATATACTTCCATGCACTTTCAGCCTGGTGGATGCATGCAGTGTGACAATCCTACCTGCGTGTATGCCTGTCCTAGCGGAGCCACCTTCAAGGACGATGAAACCGGTATTATCCATGTCAATGAGGATTTGTGCATAGGATGCGGTAATTGTGTCAAGGCCTGTCCATATCATGCCAGGTACAGGCATCCTGTTAAACGTGTTCCGGACAAGTGCGACTTCTGCCGGGAACGATTGGACATGGGACTTCTACCTGCATGCGTGGACACTTGCCCTACCAAAGCCAGAAATTTTGGTGACAGAAATGATCCTGACAGCGACGTTTCAAGACTTTTAAGAGAACAGGAAACTGTGCGCATTGTCAGCAGACCTGTAGATACCGAACCAAATATGTTTTACCTGTCTTCCACCATGCCCATGGACTGGCCGGGTCCTGTGGAATATCCTGCAGCTCATCAGGCCATGGTAGGCGTGGTCAACCCACTGGTAAAAGTAGCTGTTGGACTGTCAGGCCTGGGTGTGGCAGCCATGTTCCTGAAGCAGCTTTTTACAAGTGATGAAGCCTCCCATGAGGAAAAAAAGGAGGAGGTTTAG
- a CDS encoding rhodanese-like domain-containing protein: MKRAKKNLFPLFLIISISLLILSHPVNAERTAGWWDHAQSVAQREGYKVITTSELKQLYQEEQDFIILDNRYTYELSSGFLPGAINVTFDLSHLQSLPNEKRAELTDALGEDKDMTIVTYCRDFRUILSGIAAKWAVRLGYTDVYRYTAGMAAWTEHYPDDLEGR, translated from the coding sequence ATGAAAAGAGCCAAAAAAAATTTATTCCCGCTTTTTTTAATCATATCCATCAGCCTGCTTATCTTAAGCCACCCTGTAAATGCTGAAAGAACTGCTGGCTGGTGGGACCACGCCCAGAGTGTTGCTCAGCGCGAAGGATACAAAGTAATCACTACCAGCGAACTAAAGCAACTCTATCAGGAAGAACAGGATTTCATCATACTTGACAACCGATATACTTACGAACTGAGTAGCGGTTTTCTTCCGGGTGCAATAAATGTCACCTTTGATCTTTCTCATTTGCAGTCACTTCCTAATGAAAAACGTGCTGAGCTCACGGATGCTTTAGGTGAAGATAAAGACATGACCATAGTAACCTATTGTAGAGATTTCAGGTGAATCTTAAGCGGCATCGCCGCCAAATGGGCCGTGCGCCTTGGCTATACCGATGTTTACCGATACACTGCTGGAATGGCTGCCTGGACAGAACACTATCCTGATGACCTTGAAGGAAGATAA
- a CDS encoding c-type cytochrome — protein MRKMVALSIVAIMFATQIGIALAAMDGNPRKGRFLFRQECRPCHMENPIHEQQEYHAHYLGPDAKRQAEWMEVLENIDELPCFEHWKEISDSDINDIFTYLYNGAADSPTPERCG, from the coding sequence ATGAGAAAGATGGTCGCTTTATCTATTGTAGCAATTATGTTTGCAACCCAGATTGGGATAGCACTCGCAGCCATGGACGGCAACCCCAGAAAAGGAAGATTTCTTTTCAGGCAGGAATGTAGACCCTGTCATATGGAAAACCCCATTCATGAACAGCAGGAGTATCATGCCCATTATCTTGGACCTGATGCAAAGCGCCAGGCCGAGTGGATGGAGGTACTTGAAAACATTGATGAACTGCCCTGTTTCGAACACTGGAAAGAAATCTCTGATTCTGACATCAATGACATTTTCACCTACCTGTACAATGGTGCTGCAGACTCTCCTACTCCTGAAAGATGCGGCTAA
- a CDS encoding rhodanese-like domain-containing protein: protein MNSQWKTIRNLFIVLGISVLFLTGCVTKEAPKAAYDPGRIPTVDVEFDPAQVPNPFHTIVGIDFVKPFVCDNLLRIEPREDVVLIDSRPKRPRYDRGHIPTAISMPDSQFDELIHKLPADKSALLIFHCQNFA from the coding sequence ATGAACTCTCAATGGAAAACCATACGAAACTTATTCATTGTATTAGGGATTTCCGTTTTATTTCTGACCGGCTGTGTAACAAAGGAAGCACCCAAAGCAGCTTATGACCCGGGTCGCATTCCAACTGTAGATGTAGAGTTTGATCCTGCTCAAGTGCCCAACCCTTTTCATACCATTGTGGGTATTGATTTTGTGAAACCTTTTGTCTGTGACAACCTTTTAAGAATTGAACCCAGAGAAGATGTGGTTCTTATTGATTCAAGGCCCAAACGCCCACGCTATGACCGTGGCCATATACCAACTGCCATCAGCATGCCTGACAGCCAGTTCGACGAACTCATACACAAACTGCCTGCTGATAAGTCGGCCCTTTTAATCTTTCACTGCCAGAACTTTGCCTGA
- a CDS encoding molybdopterin-containing oxidoreductase family protein: MKDKLPPLSRRKFLKTSLAAAAVTAGAGTPLVKSLVPGAHASGSRPPKGDLTSHFTACDMCFNRCGMIARVRNGVIEKIDPNPKFLKSRGMICARGNAATNHIYDPDRLKYPLRRTGKRGEGKWERISWEEALDYTAEKMLEIGEKYTRCGMMFIPGSDMQSQLVHRFAEVYGSFNITSHETLCLLSKNRAYLDTIGEVPYPDVFYSKYILIAGANPFEAIITPDTMDFFEARKNGCKIIVLDPRFTKTAAMADEWYQIKPGTDMAFFLALCHVIVKEELYDRDGCCPKMTYGFDEFFLHIQQYTPEWAQEECGIPSEDIIRIAREISAAAPSAMVYPGRRTSDYKDSTQIRRAMAITNALLNNFDKPGGLLALREVGVKTPYYDVPWYDDNPFDRVEAGLVPGLIDHEGSFQLMREAIISGEPYPIKGWFNFKTNFMQTAANRNKTLEMIDHLDFIVNIDIAMTDTAWYSDVVLPGASFLERKDPVSALQGSSACACAVLRDPVVPEMFESRSPFWICQELSKRMGFGDSFDFTMDEYRQKQLDGLDGALEAMLNDGVYYNPSQVYGIYSGSPLKTLSGVKEIFNQRYARSGVDPMPVYRKRRMPGENEFRLVVGRTAFFTHSNTNLELLTEFMEENVLNMHPEPAQNMGLKDGDLVEVKSQVGSGRLRLELTQGIEKQTVYMATGFGALSPQMSLVHNRGASIAEVLEDYHDEISGNMAMHETLVTVRKVA; encoded by the coding sequence ATGAAGGACAAGTTGCCCCCCTTAAGCCGAAGAAAATTTCTCAAAACCAGCCTTGCTGCTGCAGCTGTCACTGCAGGAGCGGGTACTCCCTTAGTCAAATCCCTTGTACCTGGAGCTCACGCTTCAGGGTCCAGGCCACCAAAAGGAGATCTTACTTCTCACTTTACTGCCTGCGACATGTGCTTCAACAGATGCGGCATGATCGCCCGAGTGCGCAACGGCGTAATTGAAAAAATCGATCCTAACCCGAAATTTCTAAAATCAAGAGGCATGATCTGTGCCAGAGGCAATGCTGCCACCAACCATATTTATGATCCAGACAGACTGAAATATCCTTTAAGAAGAACAGGTAAACGTGGAGAAGGAAAATGGGAGCGAATCAGCTGGGAAGAAGCCTTAGACTATACAGCTGAAAAAATGCTGGAAATTGGCGAGAAGTACACCCGATGCGGAATGATGTTTATTCCCGGTTCTGACATGCAGTCCCAGTTAGTGCATAGATTTGCCGAAGTATATGGTTCATTCAACATCACCTCACATGAAACCCTTTGCCTGCTCAGTAAAAACAGAGCTTACTTGGATACCATCGGGGAAGTGCCCTACCCAGACGTTTTTTACAGTAAATATATCCTTATTGCTGGAGCCAATCCTTTTGAAGCCATTATCACTCCAGACACCATGGATTTTTTTGAAGCCCGTAAAAACGGCTGTAAAATTATTGTTCTTGACCCAAGATTCACCAAAACCGCGGCCATGGCAGACGAGTGGTACCAGATCAAGCCTGGTACAGATATGGCTTTTTTCCTGGCCCTTTGCCACGTCATTGTCAAAGAAGAGCTTTACGACCGTGATGGCTGCTGTCCTAAAATGACATACGGCTTTGATGAGTTTTTCCTGCACATTCAACAGTACACACCTGAATGGGCTCAGGAGGAATGCGGCATTCCATCTGAAGACATTATCAGAATAGCGAGAGAAATAAGTGCTGCTGCACCATCTGCCATGGTTTACCCTGGTAGACGCACATCTGATTATAAGGATTCCACCCAGATAAGAAGGGCCATGGCTATAACCAATGCCCTTCTGAACAACTTTGACAAGCCGGGCGGCCTGCTGGCCCTGCGCGAAGTGGGAGTGAAAACACCATATTATGATGTCCCGTGGTATGACGACAACCCTTTTGACCGGGTTGAAGCTGGACTGGTCCCGGGATTGATAGATCATGAAGGCTCATTTCAGCTCATGCGCGAAGCAATTATTTCCGGAGAGCCATATCCCATCAAGGGCTGGTTCAATTTTAAGACCAACTTCATGCAGACAGCGGCCAACAGAAACAAGACACTGGAAATGATTGATCACTTGGACTTCATAGTTAATATTGATATCGCCATGACAGATACAGCCTGGTACTCTGATGTGGTTCTGCCTGGAGCCAGTTTTCTGGAAAGAAAGGACCCTGTTTCCGCGCTGCAGGGTTCATCAGCATGCGCCTGTGCAGTACTTAGAGATCCTGTAGTTCCGGAAATGTTTGAGTCCAGATCTCCTTTCTGGATTTGCCAGGAACTGTCAAAAAGAATGGGCTTTGGTGATTCTTTTGACTTTACAATGGATGAATACAGGCAAAAACAGCTTGATGGACTGGACGGGGCTTTGGAAGCCATGCTTAATGATGGTGTTTACTACAACCCCAGCCAGGTGTACGGTATATACTCTGGATCTCCTCTTAAAACACTTAGCGGGGTCAAGGAAATATTCAACCAGCGTTATGCCAGATCCGGCGTAGATCCCATGCCAGTTTACCGAAAAAGAAGAATGCCGGGCGAAAATGAATTCAGGCTGGTTGTGGGTAGAACAGCCTTTTTCACTCACAGCAATACCAATCTTGAACTTCTTACCGAGTTCATGGAAGAGAACGTTCTGAATATGCACCCTGAACCAGCGCAAAATATGGGACTCAAAGACGGTGATCTGGTGGAAGTGAAAAGCCAGGTCGGTTCCGGCAGACTGCGTCTGGAGCTGACTCAGGGCATTGAAAAACAGACTGTTTACATGGCCACCGGATTCGGCGCCCTTTCACCCCAGATGAGTCTTGTTCACAACAGAGGAGCCAGTATTGCAGAAGTTCTTGAGGATTACCATGATGAAATTTCCGGAAACATGGCCATGCATGAAACCCTTGTAACCGTAAGGAAGGTGGCCTGA
- a CDS encoding formate dehydrogenase subunit gamma: MSEKMIHRHDKAAIFIHWFNALCWIFLTLTGLGLIKNDQINPIGAWWPSLMRSIFGSGEMLLNFHIYVGLTWAVVFILYIIFRFKDSMGFLKESFSINPARDMSWMIKKNVQLTLGDKALTKMGMGTDIPPQGFYNAGQKLFAQLTVVAGLILAVTGVIMYLSTMILNNPTPVAWSRTIHFLMAGLAFAGLLVHIYMAAISREERPAFKSMFSGSVPESYARHHHELWYDEVKDKP, encoded by the coding sequence ATGAGTGAAAAAATGATCCACCGACATGACAAGGCCGCCATCTTCATCCATTGGTTCAATGCGTTATGCTGGATTTTTCTGACTCTCACAGGACTTGGGCTAATTAAAAATGATCAGATCAATCCCATAGGTGCGTGGTGGCCCAGCCTCATGCGATCTATATTCGGCAGCGGCGAAATGCTATTGAATTTCCACATTTATGTAGGCCTGACCTGGGCTGTAGTCTTTATTCTGTACATTATTTTCAGATTCAAAGACAGTATGGGCTTTTTAAAGGAATCATTTTCAATTAATCCTGCCAGAGACATGTCCTGGATGATTAAAAAGAATGTTCAACTCACCCTGGGTGATAAGGCCCTGACCAAAATGGGCATGGGGACCGATATTCCTCCACAGGGTTTTTACAATGCCGGTCAGAAACTGTTTGCCCAGCTCACTGTTGTTGCCGGGTTAATCCTGGCTGTCACCGGGGTAATCATGTATCTGTCCACTATGATTCTTAACAATCCGACTCCTGTGGCCTGGTCCAGGACTATACACTTCCTCATGGCAGGTCTGGCCTTTGCCGGACTCCTGGTTCACATTTACATGGCTGCCATTTCAAGGGAAGAAAGGCCTGCCTTTAAATCCATGTTTTCAGGGTCAGTGCCTGAATCTTATGCCAGGCATCATCATGAGCTGTGGTATGACGAAGTAAAAGACAAACCTTAG
- a CDS encoding sigma-54 interaction domain-containing protein, which produces MSFNLYCKDIVEIMHEGLLVVAEDGTIQMVNKALEQITGYKREELIDKPCTIFRCDACTLLMDTESGAWCKLFEKKKIIKRKCHIMRKDGSYVTVLKTASILYDDDSNALGSVEIMTDISELDILDTKVQQLSRMLDQDTVFHGMVGYSDSMKKIFNLIEKAAQSDFPVFICGESGTGKELVARAIHELGPRSEQPYVQVNCAALSESLLESELFGHVKGAFTGAVQHRKGRFEIAHKGDIFLDEIGDLPMPVQVKLLRVLENKTFERVGESRSISVDVRFITATNKYLPTLIGQAEFREDLFYRINVIPIHLPALRERKEDIPHLVDFFMKRLSVNNKHKVRGLSPQAMKIFMDYSWPGNIRELKSALEYSFVIADSDLIKPEHLPDNLTCSFVPQASGSCPGNPGQKDQKNELIEALRQSKGNKSQAARILGINRVTVLNRMRKYGIDLKRDILY; this is translated from the coding sequence GTGAGTTTTAATTTATATTGTAAGGATATTGTTGAAATTATGCATGAGGGGCTGCTGGTGGTTGCAGAGGATGGAACCATTCAGATGGTCAATAAGGCACTGGAGCAGATTACGGGATATAAGAGAGAAGAATTGATTGACAAGCCATGTACCATATTCAGGTGTGATGCTTGCACGCTTCTTATGGATACTGAAAGTGGGGCATGGTGCAAGTTGTTTGAGAAAAAAAAGATCATCAAGAGAAAGTGCCACATCATGCGCAAGGACGGTTCTTATGTAACTGTTCTTAAAACAGCCAGCATTTTGTACGATGATGACTCCAATGCCCTGGGATCAGTGGAGATCATGACCGATATTTCTGAACTGGACATCCTGGACACCAAAGTGCAGCAGCTTTCACGGATGCTGGACCAGGACACAGTTTTTCATGGCATGGTAGGGTACTCCGACAGCATGAAAAAGATTTTTAATCTTATTGAAAAAGCAGCCCAAAGTGATTTTCCGGTATTTATCTGTGGTGAATCAGGAACAGGCAAAGAACTTGTGGCCAGAGCAATTCATGAATTGGGTCCCAGGTCTGAGCAGCCATATGTTCAGGTCAATTGCGCAGCACTCAGCGAATCACTTCTGGAAAGTGAGCTTTTTGGGCATGTTAAGGGAGCTTTTACAGGGGCGGTCCAACATCGTAAAGGCAGATTTGAAATTGCACATAAAGGTGACATTTTTCTGGACGAGATAGGGGATCTGCCCATGCCGGTACAGGTTAAACTTTTAAGAGTCCTGGAAAACAAGACTTTTGAGCGGGTTGGAGAAAGCAGGTCCATTTCCGTGGATGTACGCTTTATTACCGCCACCAACAAGTACCTGCCCACTCTCATTGGTCAGGCTGAATTTCGAGAAGATCTTTTTTACCGCATTAATGTCATACCCATTCATTTGCCTGCACTCAGGGAGCGCAAAGAGGATATTCCGCATTTGGTGGACTTCTTCATGAAAAGACTGTCTGTCAACAATAAGCATAAAGTCAGGGGACTCAGTCCTCAGGCCATGAAAATTTTTATGGATTATTCCTGGCCGGGAAATATCCGGGAGCTTAAAAGTGCTTTGGAGTATAGTTTTGTGATTGCTGATTCGGATCTGATCAAGCCTGAGCATCTTCCTGATAATCTGACCTGCAGCTTTGTACCTCAGGCTTCAGGATCCTGTCCTGGTAACCCTGGCCAAAAGGATCAGAAAAATGAGCTTATTGAGGCCTTGAGACAGAGTAAGGGAAACAAATCCCAGGCTGCCAGGATTCTTGGTATCAATAGAGTGACTGTTTTGAACAGAATGAGAAAATATGGTATAGATCTTAAAAGGGATATATTATATTAA
- a CDS encoding molecular chaperone TorD family protein, translating to MTNSSYFKFSETHNTSSKLQYQNLSTERQQIFKDALRLLIHIFWSKDGKKDWVELIDWSKSIWMSLHRTPEFELDQTLQTINILLSDLSHDDLQIELESEFVRIFINTRGGVTASLYHSFYYDEQHLLMNEPAAEMTRLLEDIGMDTKSGMGEPPDHLCIELEYLLFLLEHIEPDPDPDLIKHIQVFASEFMLPWISKFQKSIPNYMPASFFCQTAQTMKQLLIIIGKID from the coding sequence ATGACAAACAGCTCATATTTTAAATTTTCAGAAACGCATAATACTTCTTCTAAGCTTCAATATCAGAACCTGTCCACTGAGAGACAGCAAATATTCAAGGACGCGTTAAGACTTTTGATTCATATCTTCTGGAGTAAAGACGGTAAAAAAGACTGGGTTGAGCTGATAGACTGGTCTAAGTCAATCTGGATGTCATTGCACAGGACTCCAGAATTTGAGCTTGATCAAACTCTACAAACCATCAACATTCTCTTATCAGACCTTTCCCATGATGACCTGCAAATAGAACTGGAAAGCGAATTTGTACGCATATTTATCAACACCAGAGGAGGTGTGACTGCGTCTTTGTATCACTCATTTTATTATGACGAACAGCATCTGCTTATGAACGAGCCTGCAGCTGAAATGACCCGCCTGCTGGAAGATATCGGGATGGACACCAAGTCGGGCATGGGTGAACCTCCTGACCATCTTTGCATTGAACTTGAATACCTGCTGTTTCTGCTGGAACACATTGAGCCAGACCCTGACCCGGATCTGATCAAGCATATTCAGGTGTTTGCTTCTGAATTCATGCTCCCATGGATCTCAAAATTTCAAAAAAGCATTCCCAATTACATGCCTGCCTCTTTTTTTTGCCAGACAGCCCAGACCATGAAACAACTGCTCATTATTATTGGAAAGATTGATTAA
- a CDS encoding peptidase U32 family protein, giving the protein MIKPEILAPAGSRLSFLAALSAGADAVYCGLKHLSARMEADNFSIAELSSLTSLAKRKNCRVYVALNTLIKHDELDKTGRLLQRLEKQVQPDAIIFSDLGLVDIAQQVGIKSELHLSTLSNFHCLSALDQLKSLNIKRVVLPRELNIDEIKHLASLSNIDLEVFVHGALCYAISGRCYWSSYLGGKSGLRGRCVQPCRRSYTYKGSKGTYFSCQDLGLDILAKTLLDIPQLRAWKIEGRKKGPHYVFYTTKAYQIIRDNPDDPRARKQAIGLLNMALSRKFTHYNFLPQRPFNPIDPKNEPASGQYMGKTKGSDKNIFFTPWSQLQPGDLVRIGYEGQSGHKTVKIRKPVPSKGKFNLPPGTRHGSPVFLVDRQEKELMTMIREMENQLDAIGPEKIQVSFQYQNPKPAVIRNQLKNIDVFRFPPRERKEAGIQLSLDPAIRSKLGPFKKNWYFLPPVIWPGVEKEWIELTSFLQKKGAVNFVLGSPWQNALFNTSARLNLWAGPFCNIANSAHIRVLKDMGFKGIVLSPELAESDMTRLMTSSPLPTGVIIQGLWPVCISRTFAQEARPVAFFESPKKETFWTAQHDENYYTFPNWEINLRQHDTTLRKSGCCLFLHLKETLPKKMQLKQRPGLWNWEQGLL; this is encoded by the coding sequence ATGATAAAGCCGGAAATTTTGGCCCCTGCTGGTAGCAGGCTTTCCTTTCTTGCTGCTCTATCAGCCGGAGCAGACGCTGTATATTGCGGTCTCAAACACCTTTCAGCCAGGATGGAGGCAGACAATTTTTCCATCGCAGAGCTGAGCTCTTTGACATCTCTTGCAAAAAGGAAAAATTGCAGGGTTTATGTGGCCCTGAATACACTTATCAAACATGATGAATTAGATAAAACCGGCAGGCTTTTACAGAGGCTTGAGAAGCAGGTTCAGCCTGATGCCATTATTTTTTCTGATCTCGGACTCGTTGATATTGCTCAACAGGTGGGTATTAAGTCTGAACTGCATCTGTCAACCCTGAGCAATTTCCATTGTCTGTCAGCCCTGGACCAGCTTAAAAGTCTTAATATCAAAAGAGTGGTCCTGCCAAGAGAGCTGAATATTGATGAAATAAAACACTTGGCATCACTTTCAAATATTGATCTGGAAGTATTCGTTCACGGTGCACTTTGTTACGCCATATCAGGACGCTGTTACTGGAGCAGTTACCTTGGGGGCAAAAGCGGTCTTCGAGGACGGTGTGTTCAGCCCTGCAGACGTTCCTATACTTATAAAGGCTCCAAGGGCACTTATTTTTCCTGTCAGGATTTAGGACTTGATATCCTGGCGAAAACCCTGCTGGATATTCCCCAGCTGCGGGCCTGGAAAATTGAGGGACGTAAAAAAGGGCCTCACTATGTATTTTATACTACCAAAGCATATCAGATTATCAGAGACAATCCTGACGATCCCAGAGCCCGTAAACAAGCCATAGGACTGCTGAATATGGCTCTGAGCAGAAAATTTACTCACTATAACTTTCTGCCCCAAAGACCATTCAACCCCATAGACCCAAAAAATGAACCTGCCTCAGGTCAATATATGGGCAAAACAAAAGGTTCCGACAAAAACATTTTCTTTACTCCCTGGTCACAATTGCAGCCTGGAGACCTGGTTCGCATAGGCTATGAGGGTCAATCTGGACATAAAACAGTAAAGATAAGAAAGCCTGTTCCTTCCAAAGGAAAATTCAATCTTCCTCCAGGAACACGCCACGGATCTCCTGTATTCCTGGTGGATCGCCAGGAAAAAGAGCTTATGACAATGATCAGGGAGATGGAAAATCAGCTGGATGCTATTGGGCCTGAAAAAATTCAAGTGTCTTTTCAGTATCAAAATCCAAAACCTGCTGTCATTAGAAATCAATTGAAAAATATTGATGTCTTCAGATTTCCTCCAAGAGAGCGAAAAGAAGCAGGCATCCAGCTCAGCCTGGATCCTGCCATTAGATCCAAGCTTGGACCATTCAAAAAAAACTGGTACTTCCTTCCACCTGTGATCTGGCCTGGGGTTGAAAAGGAATGGATTGAACTGACAAGTTTTTTGCAGAAAAAAGGAGCTGTAAATTTTGTTCTCGGTTCTCCCTGGCAAAATGCTCTGTTTAATACTTCAGCCAGACTAAATCTTTGGGCTGGACCTTTCTGCAATATTGCCAACTCAGCTCACATCAGGGTGTTAAAAGATATGGGTTTTAAGGGAATCGTGCTAAGCCCTGAGCTTGCTGAAAGTGACATGACCCGGCTCATGACCTCTTCCCCCCTTCCAACAGGGGTGATAATTCAGGGGTTGTGGCCTGTTTGCATTTCCAGAACTTTTGCTCAGGAAGCCAGGCCCGTAGCATTTTTTGAAAGTCCCAAAAAAGAAACCTTCTGGACAGCACAACACGATGAAAACTATTACACCTTTCCCAACTGGGAAATTAACCTCAGGCAACATGATACCACCCTGCGCAAATCAGGATGCTGTCTTTTTCTGCACCTCAAAGAAACTCTGCCCAAAAAAATGCAGCTCAAACAAAGACCTGGACTTTGGAACTGGGAACAGGGCCTGCTGTAG
- a CDS encoding 4Fe-4S dicluster domain-containing protein, producing the protein MNAKKLSRRHFLSFTAAGVAGMILPGTLEAAQRGHTIATMLDIESCINCRECVKACKEANSSKFPNPEKPYPEMFPSRVPVEDWSDKQDVSNRLTPYNWLYIQTSKGTYNGRNFEIHIPRRCLHCQNPPCANLCPWGAAVREVSGTVRINDRICLGGGKCKDVCPWLIPQRQTGVGLYLDLMPRFAGNGVMYKCDRCYQKLAEGELPACIEACPMQLQTIGPRDKILAQARELADDIQGYIYGDQENGGTNTFYVSPVPFNVLNENITTGPGKPHLKPVENTMSKSEYLTAALVGAPLAGLAAGLLSHKADKDAKIDTE; encoded by the coding sequence ATGAATGCCAAAAAACTGTCCAGAAGGCACTTTCTGAGCTTCACTGCAGCGGGGGTAGCCGGTATGATCCTGCCTGGAACTTTAGAAGCTGCTCAAAGAGGACACACCATTGCCACAATGCTGGATATTGAATCCTGCATCAACTGTCGTGAATGCGTTAAAGCATGTAAAGAAGCAAACAGCAGTAAATTCCCAAACCCGGAGAAGCCCTACCCGGAAATGTTTCCATCCCGGGTGCCGGTTGAAGACTGGTCAGACAAACAGGATGTAAGCAATCGACTGACTCCTTACAACTGGCTCTATATTCAAACATCTAAGGGAACGTACAATGGCCGGAATTTTGAGATTCACATTCCCAGGAGATGTCTGCACTGCCAGAACCCTCCATGCGCCAATTTGTGTCCCTGGGGAGCAGCAGTACGGGAAGTCAGTGGAACAGTCAGAATTAACGACAGGATCTGCCTTGGTGGAGGAAAGTGTAAAGACGTTTGCCCATGGTTGATCCCGCAACGCCAGACTGGTGTAGGTCTGTATCTTGATCTCATGCCAAGATTTGCCGGCAACGGCGTCATGTACAAATGCGACCGCTGTTACCAGAAACTGGCAGAAGGGGAACTGCCTGCCTGCATAGAAGCGTGCCCCATGCAGCTGCAGACCATTGGTCCCAGGGACAAAATACTGGCTCAGGCCAGAGAGTTGGCTGATGATATTCAAGGATACATATATGGTGACCAGGAAAACGGCGGAACCAATACTTTTTATGTTTCACCAGTTCCTTTCAATGTTTTAAATGAAAACATAACTACCGGGCCAGGTAAGCCCCATCTTAAACCTGTTGAAAACACCATGAGCAAGTCGGAATATCTTACTGCAGCCCTGGTTGGTGCGCCTCTGGCCGGTCTTGCTGCTGGCCTGCTGAGTCATAAAGCTGATAAAGATGCAAAAATAGATACGGAGTAA
- a CDS encoding rhodanese-like domain-containing protein: MEWDSRYISWTLEDITETPAVEKADEPVAAAPVSEIKQGPFEGSVDTDFFIELMTTNPHSIQLIDVRSQQEFGAGHIPSSINMTVDQLEANINTFTDEKPIIFICSTGARSGEAFYMFMDMRPDLTSVYYIDAEVSYAPDGSFTIE, encoded by the coding sequence GTGGAGTGGGACAGCAGATACATTTCATGGACCCTCGAAGACATCACTGAAACCCCCGCAGTAGAGAAGGCAGATGAGCCTGTTGCTGCAGCACCGGTCTCAGAAATTAAGCAAGGTCCATTTGAAGGATCAGTTGACACAGACTTTTTTATAGAACTGATGACCACCAATCCACACAGTATCCAGCTCATTGATGTCCGTTCTCAGCAGGAATTCGGTGCTGGACACATTCCATCATCCATCAATATGACAGTGGACCAGCTTGAAGCCAATATTAATACCTTTACCGATGAAAAACCAATAATCTTTATCTGCTCCACCGGTGCCAGAAGTGGCGAAGCATTTTACATGTTTATGGACATGCGCCCTGACCTGACCAGTGTTTATTATATTGATGCAGAAGTGTCCTATGCTCCGGATGGAAGCTTCACCATAGAATAA